The Terriglobus roseus sequence TCTGTGGTGGTACGCCCGGATTCACCGTTGTCTGGACCGCAAGTACGGTGTTGTTCGGACTGACCAGAAGCGAATAAGAAAAGCTGTTTGGTGTGACGGATAGGAGCGTTAGTGTCGGTGTCAGGTAGAACCAGCTCTCGAAGTCAGCCGCAGCAACATGGCTACCTGAGGGCAGTTGCAGGTCCACATGCTCCGTGCCATCTGCCTGTACCGACGTTCGCGCGAAGGTTCCGCCGTCCAGATACAGCGTGCTGCCAGCAGCTGCTGCAAAGATGCGGTTGCCATAGAGGCGCACGCGGACGCGAGCGCTGGCGCGCAACCGCGCCTGCCCTGTTAAAAGGCTGTTCAGGAAGCTAAGCATGCGTGCGTCCTGCGAGATCTGCCACTGCAGGCTGGTTCCTGACCGCGTCACCGCACCATCCAGGATGAAAGGCTGACGGATATTCGTTAGTTCCTGAGGCTTCTGGTCAATATCCAGAACATTCTCCATCGTCACCGTAAAGATTGCGGACGATACAGGCGACGTAGGCGCACCATCCAAGTTCACCACTAGGCCTTTACCTGCGAGTTCGTCCAGGCTCATCACGCTGTCGTTGACCCAGCTGATACCAGTTACATGCAACGCGGGATTCGCGGTATCAAGATCTGTGAGCGGAGGGAACAGGCGGCGGCAATCTGCAATCGCGAAAGGGATGCCCTGGCCGTTGGTGAACACTCCGACGGGATCCGCAGTGATGCATGCCAGTGGCGCGCGCAGAATCCGCACACGCTGAGCTGGCTGGTACAGATCTCCACCGGAACCGCACGGTGGCCATTCGATGGCACCGGTCGCAGCTCGCGCGGGTATCGTCCACGCATCGCCAGTGCGGTAGATCCCCTGCTGAAAAGAAACTTCAATACCGTTCTCAAGCGCAACCCAACCACCGCTGCCGAGTGGCAGCCCGGAAGAGGAAGCGCTGGTGCCGGATTGATCCCAACGCCGGACGCGTGCGTTCTTCGACGTGTCCACCGGCAACACTGTCGTAAACATGGTCAGGGTGCGAGTCGATGACTCGATGCTCTTCACCTGGTAGAGCATGCCGGCGCCGTTGGGCTGCTCTCCAAAGAGCGTGGAATCATCAAAAATTTCCACCCATTGATCCGGGGCGAAACCCAGGTTGCTGTCTGGTCCCAGGGAGTCAACGCGAACATCCGCGCCCTGCATGGACACCACGCTTGCGACGACCGATCCGTTCTCACGCGACCACTTGAATGTGGCATTCGAAAGGCCACCACCCTGGTGGACCTCCACGCGATACAACTGGTTTTCCAGTCCGACATAACCACTGGACGCCACGGGGTCGCAGCCACATGCATCCGACGCGGGATTCGTCTGCGCAGCCATCTTGGGACTCGGTGGCTCCAGCAAGTCGCGATACATGCCGGAGCAGCAGGTACTGTTGGCAAACTCTACGGTGCCCGGCTCCGCAACTACACGCCACACGGTCTGCCGTCGCGCCGTGGTCTCTGCGGCCTGGCCTAGCGCCGGCTCCAACAGGCAGGA is a genomic window containing:
- a CDS encoding DUF6519 domain-containing protein produces the protein MRGDFSRIRFNPAKNYTSVLEQQGRVALDADANEQRYIDAHLRKTEIVDVIGDYGAPKGDDGFAISIRDGRLLFSAGRYYVNGVLCEAMDDGDFDNQPFLIHASNTAQQLLEMLLQGQGNASLRVWLEVWERLVTAREDSCLLEPALGQAAETTARRQTVWRVVAEPGTVEFANSTCCSGMYRDLLEPPSPKMAAQTNPASDACGCDPVASSGYVGLENQLYRVEVHQGGGLSNATFKWSRENGSVVASVVSMQGADVRVDSLGPDSNLGFAPDQWVEIFDDSTLFGEQPNGAGMLYQVKSIESSTRTLTMFTTVLPVDTSKNARVRRWDQSGTSASSSGLPLGSGGWVALENGIEVSFQQGIYRTGDAWTIPARAATGAIEWPPCGSGGDLYQPAQRVRILRAPLACITADPVGVFTNGQGIPFAIADCRRLFPPLTDLDTANPALHVTGISWVNDSVMSLDELAGKGLVVNLDGAPTSPVSSAIFTVTMENVLDIDQKPQELTNIRQPFILDGAVTRSGTSLQWQISQDARMLSFLNSLLTGQARLRASARVRVRLYGNRIFAAAAGSTLYLDGGTFARTSVQADGTEHVDLQLPSGSHVAAADFESWFYLTPTLTLLSVTPNSFSYSLLVSPNNTVLAVQTTVNPGVPPQNISPLVELVLSVAAPAGGAEVVVSLAGNPEVASLAATSVVVPAGSTTAQVGIVVKRNPGATTLSFTVSAALRSAPNAPVSATFTITGMQPQIIIG